The DNA window AGGAGTTTTGCCATTTTCTCCCCTTTGGTTGATGAAACTGGGGAAATGTTGCAGCAGTAAATGAGTAGTTTGTTCATGTCCGTTCATCAAAGCTAAATGTACGCACGTATTTCCTTTGAATGTCTTTATTACCTCATGTTTATCATGGCCTAACTGAATCAAATGGACACATATCAAATATCTACCGTAAAAGGCAGCGTAATGCAAAGAACTCCAACCGTTTGAAGGGTCTATATTAGTCAGTAATTCAGGAAATCTTCTTAGTAATCTCTTCACTATCAGCAGATTCCCCGCAATAATAGCTTCTCTCAACCTGACAGTGGGGTCAGTGAGTCGCATTATTGCTGATTTTAGTCACTAGAAAACTATCTTTCATATTTGTTTCAGCCTTTTCAAATTGCGGTGAGATTCTCATATTGACGATGAAAATCCCTTGCAGGAGCGTATTCAAAAGTGGGTACTCACATAATACCGGGTATAAAAGCAGCCATTATACAAAGCATGAGTAGAGGTCAACCTAAACTATGAACCCCAGCAAACCATTCAGAATCCTCCATCTAACGCTACAAGTTCTAATCATTTGGAATTACACGCTGTGTCTTGGTGGATGCCCAACTGTAGAACCAAGAGCTGCCACGAGACTCCTCATGGCAGCATACGCTGAATCAACTGGTCAATTCTCATGGGCGTCAGCTTACTTATAAAGTGTTGATGGAGTTTGATGCTTCATTAGCTTTCCTTAGTGAGTGCGAGTAGTATaatcttaattttttgCCACTCtgaaattcaattcaaGATGAGAAAACTAAAAGTTGGACTTCTCATCGCCAGCAATAAGCACCAATAGCTCACGGCTTATAGACGCTAGTAATGGCCACAGTTTTTGTTAAGTACAAGTTTACAACTTTCAGAAGCAAAATTGCTCCAAATGCCACTCTAAATGACGTTCTCTCACAAAGTTTAGATCATTTCAATGTATCCAAGGATGGATCCTACCATTTTTTGAGGAACGGTAAGAAAATCGAATTGAATGTCCCATGGAGGCTACTGAATCTCCCTGCTGGTGCTAAGTTTGAGCTTATTGACGTTGAAACGAAGGAGAACTCAGAGAAACCCATCAAGATACGATTCCAAATTGATGGGTTCGGTTCAATGATTAGAGAGGTACAGGCTCAAGACGTATTTCTAAAAACTTTACAAAGTTTGcaacaagaaaagaagtgGGACTTTAATTTAAGAGATATTAGTGTGCGTGTTTTCAACAAGGCAGTGTATTATTcagaattggaaaatatgTCATTTGCATCTTTAGGTTTTGTGGAACCAACGTCTGTTCGTATTGGCTTCATTGACGCTGCTGCTTCTAGCATCCAGTTGAAAGATACTGAAATGGAAAATCCAATGCCAGAAGCTTCGGTTGCACCAATAAAGGAAGATGTGCAGGTCTCTCCAGAGCCACATGTAATTCACAAACCTACAGCATACATTCCATCTGAGGAGTCAATTATATCTCAATTAATAACACAAGACGAAGGCGATGATACTTATGAGTTGACAGTCGACCAGGCAAGAAGATATCAGCAGATTTTAAGTAACAAAACTGGCTCTTTAGGCGGACCACTTCTTACAAAAAGGTTAAGAGAACAAAGGGAACTAGAAATGAGAGCGAAAAGAAATGCCCTCAAGGAATGTTTTATAAGAATTAAATTTCCTGATTTGACTTTCTTAGAAATTGTTTTTAAGCCATCAGATACAATGAAGATTGTGTACAACGAAGTTTCAAAAGCAttaattgatgaagatatggAATTCACTCTTTTCCAAACACATCCAATGAAAGAGCTCTCAGCTGACGACAGTTTATTAGCAGATGATCTGGAATTCGGTTCAAAAACtgttttattattcaaatcaattaattcaaATCAAGAACTTTTCCTACGATCTTCCATATTGCAACACGCCAAGAAGCTAAATGACTTAAATGAGGTGAAAATTGACCAAGGTTCAGTTTCAGCTACTAAGGTAGACGATGAGAGCTCTACAAAAGTGTCGAAAACCAAAgcattgaataaaattccaaaatggTTGAAGCTAGgtaaaaaatgaaaacttAAATAACGGCGGAAGATACATTACAtattatttacaatattCATGAAATAACTTGGGTCAATCTCAAACTGTTCATAGTAAGTACGTACTCTTGTGTAATTAACATCATAAGgatttttaaattttaatagatttaaaatttgctttattatttcttttaatggATCTTGgaagttttcaaatccaCTGGTGAAAAACTCACCGGCTTCTTTTCTCTTGTAATACTCACTGGTGGCAAAGCTATTTGCCTCTTTCATGTCGTCACCTTCATTAAGAACCCTATCCATACCCGATATAATAAATTCGTTTTTAATTCCAACAGAAATGAACCTTAAAAGATGATAGTTCATTTTCAGATCATGATTATTGAACATCAAAGAAAGTACACATGGTACGACCTCAAAATTTCTCGCCTTCATGAAACAGCTAGCTATTAAATGATAGAAACGAGAGTCCAGAAGAATTGAGTCCTCGttaatcatcaattttaacAGCCAAACTAGATCGTATTGGGGTCTGATCTTTAGAGTGGAGATCGATTTAATACGATTCCTTCTCCAATTTGGTGAGTTTGATTTTTGAACAACATCTGGATAATGTAATATGctataatcataatatattttccaaatttccaaatataGTAATCTTGTGACACCTCTACGATCATAAAATAGCTCATTATTATCGAcattaatatcattttcttttgacGTCAATAGATCATTGATTATTCTAAAACATTCGTTTAAGTTTTTAGTACTGCGGTAGAATCGTAAAACTTTAGAGAGAAATATAGAGTTGAACTTTACCTTGTTGTTGTTCATTTTTGTAAGTAATCGTCTAACCTTTGAATTATAATCATCGATAGTCCTTTTATTGGCCGTTTTTTTGCATTTTGCAGTATAATGGTCTAGAAAGACACCATAATGGTGTGCATTTATAGTGGCATTTGATGGCAATGCAACCTTCTGAGTAAAGGTATTCCTCTTTGATTCCAAAATGTCTAATACGTTGAACGCTTCACTTTCCTTGTTTAATGAAAGCAACACTTTCAAAAGACCGACTATGTTTTTCGAATTTTGAAGTAGCAAATCAGTAGAGTTAGTATTTTCGTCAAGTTGAGAAGTTAATTCACAGGTAAGAACGTTTTCAATCGTTTTCGTTAGCAAGGGATTATAAATAAAACTGTTCAAATTATCGAAGAGAAGTTCATTTGTTAATGAGTCGTTGCAATCATACCTCGAAATTATCCTATTGAAGGCCTCTTCAAATAGTTGCAGCTTGCCTGAGGATATGTTGTTGGAAGCGATGAGCGCTTTCAGTTCAGTGAAGTCTTTTAAGAGATTTATCTTTGTGCTTAAGATAGCACTAAGATACGACTTTTCATCACTAAAATATTCTATAAATTTGGCAAATAACTTACCGATCATGTCAAGGTCCCTCGCATGGATAAAATATTGGATTATGTCAGTAAAATGCTTCTCGTTAGGTAGTTCcatatcattcaaatacATATTGGCCTCTTCTTGGGTTTTGAACATTATGCCACGTGAAGTACCTTCTTTGGGCGCTATGACTCCATAGTGGTCacatattttcaataatctACCTACTAAAGATCCTAGAACATCCGtattattgatgaaaatgtatTTCTTTATGGCAAACTTCAATACTCGAATATTGAGATAGTGACCGCTGCTAGGAAATTTAATATCAGTCTCTTTCAGAAGATTACTGAAGCCTCGAAGGTTGTTACTGGCCAACATGATCAGCATACCAAGCTCATTCCACCATCTTTGATTTACTTCCAATTTATAACTTTGGAATAGTTTGAGAGCATCCTTGTAGAATCCATATGCCACAAGCGAATTGATATAGAAAGATTCATTAACTGGATCCATTCTGACTTTTTTAGATGCATATATTAACTTGCCTGCCAACAGAATGCctagttttcttttttttctcaatggTACTAATTTgaacatttcaaaaagttcgACCAAAAGACTTATCGGAACAACTGACTTATATCTTGCCATTGTATTTCTTGGTATGTTTTTGCATAAATCCTGCAGAATCTTAAGTATCAAATTAATATTTGTGAAGTAAATATCTGTCTCTTCTTGTGTATCTAAGAATAAATTGTTGAACACAACGGTTTCTAGAGTCTGCTCAGATATCGACCCACTATGTTTTTCATGTTCTGCAGCCAACGAgtctaatttcttttgtattattttatctttcCCAAGCAATTTGTATCTTTTAATTTCGAGTTCACTTTCCCTTAAGAGATACTGAATCagaacttcaaatttttcactgtcATCAGACAATTGCTTCAATTCCTCTTTCAAgtgattcaaatttttggaacTACTCTTAAAAACGACATTCGTATGTTTTAAGTACCTTAAAAAGAAATCCTGTGCACTGTCACTTGGCTGATCAGTATTTTCGAACCCAATTTTCTTCAGGCCTGATTCGATTTCCTCCTTAGATTTACCAGCAAGCAAGATCTCATTCTTGCCAATACCTGAAGAGGTCGCAATGCCTGGAACATGTTCTAATAGCTTAGTATTACTTCCACCTTTCCGTCTGTAATGTCTGTAAACCACAATTCTGGAAACTGTTCTCGGGATGAGAGACGACGTCTTGCAGAAACCCCTATTTGCCACATGCCTAAGTAGCATTCTAAGATCCTCGAAGTCTAGGTTACGTTTCTATTCCAGGTTGTCGTCCTTCTGAATCACCAGAGAGTTGTCCATCCTGTTAGCCCTAACGTTAAAATACCAAAATACAAATTCGAACACTATTGGCCGGGTATTATACGCCAtgtctattttttttgtatataAAGCAAGCGAAAacgatattttgaaaatatttaatctcatcgataaaattttcactttACACTTAAAAGCTCCCAAGGATAGCTAAATGAGGATCAGAATTAGTGATTAGAATTCCAGAAAGGGTTTTCTAGGCTGCTAATTGCTGAGTTCTGACCTTTTTGCAGAAGTTTAAATgatgagaaattttttacttATCAGTTATCCCTGTCTGAATGGGTATATAAAATGATAATACACATATGTCGATAATTTTTACTCTGAAAACTTCTCTACcttcttttatcttttgattCTCGTAATGATAATGTGGGTCTGTTCGTACCATAACAActgcttttcttttttgttgaGTGATAGCATGTATTCTTGATTATATAATGTCTCGTTTGAGAATTATGCTTCTACATTATATCTTGGCATAAGATTGCACCTAGTCTGTTTCCCAAAAAGACTGCAATTGCCAGCGTAAGAGTTTTCATTATGAATACTGGCGTGTGATATATTTCAGTTTTCCACCTGGTGAGAATGAGATTTTTTAGTAATTTGAATGTGGTGACTGAGAGAGGTAAAATGACCCATTTCTTGTGACTCGTCACTAAGGCTAGTACATTATCTTTCAAGACAACGCAGCCATGGGCGAATTTGCTGATAATAGCGTTAataatgttgaaaaattcataaaTTTTAGATAATTTGGTTTCTAGAATATCTATCTTATCCAAAgttgaattcaatttacTAGATATTActtcaaaactttcaaaaatgccATCATTTATCACAGCCATTTCTTCACTAAAGCGGGATAACCACTCGTTGGTTAATTCTTTTGTGAACATATGTAGTTGAGGTAATAAGTCATTACTTATTGAATCTTGTAAAATcagatcaaaattttggagACTGTCATTTTGTGTGACCAGAAGTCCACCAATAAACTCATCCATACTTGACTTAATTTGTTCCTGGTACGTTTTCATATGTTCAAAACTTGCACGCTCTTTTATCACTAGTTCATTAGAAGCTTCTGCAATATCTTGGAAACTTTTTAGATTATTGTTTTTAAATTCCATGATCTGTTGGATAATATCTTGACTTTCTAGTTCATTTGTCAGATTTTCTACGTGTATTGCTATGTCGTTTATTCCACTC is part of the Kazachstania africana CBS 2517 chromosome 1, complete genome genome and encodes:
- the UBX4 gene encoding Ubx4p (similar to Saccharomyces cerevisiae UBX4 (YMR067C); ancestral locus Anc_2.638); its protein translation is MATVFVKYKFTTFRSKIAPNATLNDVLSQSLDHFNVSKDGSYHFLRNGKKIELNVPWRLLNLPAGAKFELIDVETKENSEKPIKIRFQIDGFGSMIREVQAQDVFLKTLQSLQQEKKWDFNLRDISVRVFNKAVYYSELENMSFASLGFVEPTSVRIGFIDAAASSIQLKDTEMENPMPEASVAPIKEDVQVSPEPHVIHKPTAYIPSEESIISQLITQDEGDDTYELTVDQARRYQQILSNKTGSLGGPLLTKRLREQRELEMRAKRNALKECFIRIKFPDLTFLEIVFKPSDTMKIVYNEVSKALIDEDMEFTLFQTHPMKELSADDSLLADDLEFGSKTVLLFKSINSNQELFLRSSILQHAKKLNDLNEVKIDQGSVSATKVDDESSTKVSKTKALNKIPKWLKLGKK
- the SOV1 gene encoding Sov1p (similar to Saccharomyces cerevisiae SOV1 (YMR066W); ancestral locus Anc_2.637), with protein sequence MLLRHVANRGFCKTSSLIPRTVSRIVVYRHYRRKGGSNTKLLEHVPGIATSSGIGKNEILLAGKSKEEIESGLKKIGFENTDQPSDSAQDFFLRYLKHTNVVFKSSSKNLNHLKEELKQLSDDSEKFEVLIQYLLRESELEIKRYKLLGKDKIIQKKLDSLAAEHEKHSGSISEQTLETVVFNNLFLDTQEETDIYFTNINLILKILQDLCKNIPRNTMARYKSVVPISLLVELFEMFKLVPLRKKRKLGILLAGKLIYASKKVRMDPVNESFYINSLVAYGFYKDALKLFQSYKLEVNQRWWNELGMLIMLASNNLRGFSNLLKETDIKFPSSGHYLNIRVLKFAIKKYIFINNTDVLGSLVGRLLKICDHYGVIAPKEGTSRGIMFKTQEEANMYLNDMELPNEKHFTDIIQYFIHARDLDMIGKLFAKFIEYFSDEKSYLSAILSTKINLLKDFTELKALIASNNISSGKLQLFEEAFNRIISRYDCNDSLTNELLFDNLNSFIYNPLLTKTIENVLTCELTSQLDENTNSTDLLLQNSKNIVGLLKVLLSLNKESEAFNVLDILESKRNTFTQKVALPSNATINAHHYGVFLDHYTAKCKKTANKRTIDDYNSKVRRLLTKMNNNKVKFNSIFLSKVLRFYRSTKNLNECFRIINDLLTSKENDINVDNNELFYDRRGVTRLLYLEIWKIYYDYSILHYPDVVQKSNSPNWRRNRIKSISTLKIRPQYDLVWLLKLMINEDSILLDSRFYHLIASCFMKARNFEVVPCVLSLMFNNHDLKMNYHLLRFISVGIKNEFIISGMDRVLNEGDDMKEANSFATSEYYKRKEAGEFFTSGFENFQDPLKEIIKQILNLLKFKNPYDVNYTRVRTYYEQFEIDPSYFMNIVNNM
- the KAR5 gene encoding Kar5p (similar to Saccharomyces cerevisiae KAR5 (YMR065W); ancestral locus Anc_2.632); its protein translation is MNFIPIIVIFCNAVATAGFDILEYQKDKINTPASVHDDSFQLQYIESKFPFLQQTCVKDALSNFLHTCQMEGVESIGSKERVETSIKLSICQFEASGLIDLVPAICLENKDDSELLIDCMFQMNKLKAEWWTTYNGYYQSLSSICSDYSLPFHKQQILETYMNVTEWFININDVWDDKFNDIIFDVERKTETHITEVLNMLERCDQIAQTQESSILDMFSHFQKDLELILSNSKQQVEVQLVKKDEQIVSGINDIAIHVENLTNELESQDIIQQIMEFKNNNLKSFQDIAEASNELVIKERASFEHMKTYQEQIKSSMDEFIGGLLVTQNDSLQNFDLILQDSISNDLLPQLHMFTKELTNEWLSRFSEEMAVINDGIFESFEVISSKLNSTLDKIDILETKLSKIYEFFNIINAIISKFAHGCVVLKDNVLALVTSHKKWVILPLSVTTFKLLKNLILTRWKTEIYHTPVFIMKTLTLAIAVFLGNRLGAILCQDIM